A window from Pseudoliparis swirei isolate HS2019 ecotype Mariana Trench chromosome 17, NWPU_hadal_v1, whole genome shotgun sequence encodes these proteins:
- the sprn gene encoding shadow of prion protein, with the protein MVVATFWTCLLLSAFLCEPVLSKGGRGGSRGSSRGSHSRRRGGAYGGTRSRYRSTGRSSAVRVASAAAAGAAVAVALTADKWYASAYRHSKADSSDEELDYYNRTNYFDAQMRSHWCRSP; encoded by the exons ATGGTGGTCGCGACATTCTGGACCTGCCTGCTGCTTTCTGCTTTCCTTTGTGAGCCGGTGCTGTCCAAGGGCGGTCGTGGAGGCTCCCGGGGCTCCTCTCGAGGCTCCCACtcccggaggagaggaggcgcctACGGCGGGACCCGCTCTCGCTACAGGTCGACAGGGCGGTCCTCCGCGGTGAGGGTGGCCAGTGCGGCCGCAGCAGGGGCAGCAGTGGCAGTGGCGCTAACAGCGGATAAATGGTACGCCTCTGCCTACCGCCACAGCAAAGCCGACAGCTCAGACGAAGAGCTGGATTACTACAACAGGACCAATTACTTTGATGCTCAGAT GCGTAGTCACTGGTGTCGATCGCCATGA